One region of Triticum aestivum cultivar Chinese Spring chromosome 6B, IWGSC CS RefSeq v2.1, whole genome shotgun sequence genomic DNA includes:
- the LOC123133404 gene encoding putative F-box/LRR-repeat protein At3g28410: MGLFALNRLMPPQRDRQRRRHQIHGHPPFVSPVSGRLMASLATGKRKGSPCQQDDDSQSGKIKRTIPELPEDILLRIHSLMPMREAARAACLSQAFLHSWRCHSNLVFNKYTIGLKSASGEKFHHKVDCILRKHKGSLKTFKLEYNEMNGLDDFSYFDRWLQIALKPGLEELTFVLSETETMRKYNFPCALLSDRVGNSLRHLSLRFCDLHPTVELGPLRSLTRLCLCCVSITWNELECLLSNSPALELLDLTRCAEIRCLKLSCALQRLIVLSVLECERLTVIESKAPNLSSLYLRGSSLDFSLVETLQMKELYLQQDNLIRDACAKLPPMLPNIETLAIESPWEVVDAPMLPTKFLYLKHLNVNLRTGTIEYRPYDYFSLVSFLDASPSLETLKLDVTQLRMLHKSIFADSQLRHMPEHRHSCLKSVKISGFSSAKCLIELTCYILKNAVSLECLTLDTIYGHRCYDDGKYDWCMPMGVGILMETPRALSAIRTYIENEVPSTVKLTVMEPCSQCHAKALRRALSQSCNAVSI, encoded by the exons ATGGGGCTGTTTGCGCTCAACAGGCTCATGCCTCCGCAGCGCGACCGGCAGCGGCGTCGGCATCAAATTCATGGCCATCCTCCTTTTGTTTCCCCCGTCTCAGGTCGGCTTATGGCCTCATTGGCGACGGGTAAAAGGAAGGGATCGCCCTGTCAACAAGATGACGATTCTCAATCTGGCAAAATTAAGAGAACAATCCCAGAGCTCCCTGAG GACATATTGCTTCGTATACACTCCTTAATGCCAATGCGTGAAGCTGCTCGTGCTGCTTGCCTATCTCAAGCCTTTTTACATTCCTGGAGATGTCATTCCAATCTCGTATTTAATAAGTATACAATTGGCTTGAAGAGTGCGAGTGGCGAGAAGTTCCACCACAAGGTTGACTGCATTCTCAGGAAACACAAAGGCAGCTTGAAAACATTCAAGCTTGAGTACAATGAAATGAATGGGCTCGATGACTTCAGTTATTTTGACCGTTGGCTTCAGATTGCTCTTAAGCCTGGGCTTGAAGAACTCACCTTCGTGTTGTCTGAAACTGAAACAATGAGAAAATACAACTTCCCGTGCGCTCTTTTATCTGACAGGGTTGGAAACTCACTTAGGCACCTTTCACTTCGTTTTTGTGACCTCCATCCCACAGTTGAACTTGGCCCCTTGAGAAGCCTGACAAGGCTGTGCCTGTGCTGTGTGAGCATTACGTGGAATGAGTTAGAGTGCCTTCTTTCCAACTCTCCTGCTTTGGAGCTATTAGATCTTACTAGGTGCGCTGAGATTAGGTGTCTGAAGTTATCTTGTGCCCTGCAGCGCCTCATTGTGCTTAGTGTTTTAGAATGCGAGAGATTGACAGTGATAGAGAGCAAAGCACCAAATCTCTCTAGTCTTTACCTTAGAGGAAGCAGCTTAGACTTCTCACTTGTGGAAACATTGCAAATGAAGGAATTATACTTGCAACAAGACAACCTTATCCGTGATGCCTGTGCCAAGCTGCCACCCATGCTGCCAAATATTGAAACTCTTGCCATAGAATCACCGTGGGAG GTGGTCGATGCACCAATGCTGCCTACCAAATTCCTCTACCTTAAGCACCTGAACGTTAATTTGAGAACAGGAACAATCGAGTACCGGCCATATGACTATTTTTCTCTGGTTTCTTTCCTGGATGCTTCTCCTTCCTTGGAGACTTTGAAATTAGAT GTGACTCAGTTGCGTATGTTGCACAAGTCAATTTTTGCTGATTCTCAACTGAGGCACATGCCTGAACACCGCCATAGCTGCCTCAAGAGCGTGAAGATCAGTGGTTTCAGCTCTGCGAAGTGCTTGATTGAACTGACATGTTATATTCTCAAGAACGCGGTGTCACTTGAGTGTCTTACATTGGACACCATTTATGGGCATAGGTGTTATGATGACGGCAAGTACGATTGGTGTATGCCCATGGGGGTTGGTATTCTCATGGAAACCCCCAGGGCACTCTCGGCTATCAGAACATACATTGAGAATGAAGTTCCATCTACAGTTAAGTTAACTGTTATGGAGCCTTGCAGCCAATGCCATGCTAAAGCATTACGGCGGGCATTATCACAGTCGTGCAATGCCGTTTCCATTTAA